The following are from one region of the Canis lupus baileyi chromosome 25, mCanLup2.hap1, whole genome shotgun sequence genome:
- the PLEKHA5 gene encoding pleckstrin homology domain-containing family A member 5 isoform X27, with the protein MAADLNLEWICSLPRSWTYGITRGGRVFFINEEAKSTTWLHPVTGEAVVTGHRRQSADLPTGWEEAYTFEGARYYIKEQAGELQTERENGAGSLTWAPLQDPRIMI; encoded by the exons ATGGCGGCGGACCTGAACCTGGAGTGGATCTGCTCCCTGCCCCGATCCTGGACTTACGGGATCACCCGGGGCGGCCGCGTCTTCTTCATCAA CGAGGAGGCCAAGAGCACCACCTGGCTGCACCCCGTCACCGGCGAGGCCGTGGTGACCGGACACCGGCGCCAGAGCGCAG ATTTGCCTACTGGCTGGGAAGAAGCATATACTTTTGAAGGTGCAAGATACTATATAAA agaacaagcaggggaactgcagacagaaagggagaatggagcagggagcctaacatgggctccattgcaggaccccaggatcatgatctga
- the PLEKHA5 gene encoding pleckstrin homology domain-containing family A member 5 isoform X29 encodes MAADLNLEWICSLPRSWTYGITRGGRVFFINEEAKSTTWLHPVTGEAVVTGHRRQSADLPTGWEEAYTFEGARYYIKYIEWTWTNMGVPGRGLSHKHEK; translated from the exons ATGGCGGCGGACCTGAACCTGGAGTGGATCTGCTCCCTGCCCCGATCCTGGACTTACGGGATCACCCGGGGCGGCCGCGTCTTCTTCATCAA CGAGGAGGCCAAGAGCACCACCTGGCTGCACCCCGTCACCGGCGAGGCCGTGGTGACCGGACACCGGCGCCAGAGCGCAG ATTTGCCTACTGGCTGGGAAGAAGCATATACTTTTGAAGGTGCAAGATACTATATAAA ATATATTGAGTGGACTTGGACCAATATGGGGGTTCCTGGAAGAGGACTTTCTCATAAACATGAGAAATAA
- the PLEKHA5 gene encoding pleckstrin homology domain-containing family A member 5 isoform X26 translates to MAADLNLEWICSLPRSWTYGITRGGRVFFINEEAKSTTWLHPVTGEAVVTGHRRQSADLPTGWEEAYTFEGARYYIKRSKSDVKLGDSWMNNDRAESKNKETLIISQMSFGAL, encoded by the exons ATGGCGGCGGACCTGAACCTGGAGTGGATCTGCTCCCTGCCCCGATCCTGGACTTACGGGATCACCCGGGGCGGCCGCGTCTTCTTCATCAA CGAGGAGGCCAAGAGCACCACCTGGCTGCACCCCGTCACCGGCGAGGCCGTGGTGACCGGACACCGGCGCCAGAGCGCAG ATTTGCCTACTGGCTGGGAAGAAGCATATACTTTTGAAGGTGCAAGATACTATATAAA AAGAAGCAAAAGTGACGTGAAGCTAGGTGACAGTTGGATGAACAATGACAGAgctgaaagtaaaaacaaagaaacactaATTATTTCACAAATGTCTTTTGGAGCATTGTAA
- the PLEKHA5 gene encoding pleckstrin homology domain-containing family A member 5 isoform X31 — protein MAADLNLEWICSLPRSWTYGITRGGRVFFINEEAKSTTWLHPVTGEAVVTGHRRQSADLPTGWEEAYTFEGARYYINEFCLNSVHVYFDQKKQK, from the exons ATGGCGGCGGACCTGAACCTGGAGTGGATCTGCTCCCTGCCCCGATCCTGGACTTACGGGATCACCCGGGGCGGCCGCGTCTTCTTCATCAA CGAGGAGGCCAAGAGCACCACCTGGCTGCACCCCGTCACCGGCGAGGCCGTGGTGACCGGACACCGGCGCCAGAGCGCAG ATTTGCCTACTGGCTGGGAAGAAGCATATACTTTTGAAGGTGCAAGATACTATATAAA tgaatTCTGTTTGAATTCTGTTCATGTGTATTTTGACCAGAAGAAGCAAAAGTGA